The Pungitius pungitius chromosome 14, fPunPun2.1, whole genome shotgun sequence genome contains the following window.
GTACAAATTCTTGTGGTTTCTACCATCAAGGCTGGCTGGGAACGCTTAGTGTGAATAACACCAAGGTTCAATGTCAGACACTTATAAATATTTGCCGTTTGAGACGCAGGGTCGTGACGGCTACATGAAAACAGAGTTCCGAACCAAGTTTCCGTCCAACCACACGTTGCGCCGAGTGTGCTTGTATGACAAGTAAACAGGATCCAAATTTGACAATTTGAGTAAGTAAGTCACTGTACAAGAGTCCAACACTCGcagcagtaaaacaaatgccTGGGTGTGGAAGCCTCAACACCTTCGCAACGCGATATTATCATTAAACAAGTGGCAGTAGAGTAAGCGAAGCATATCACCTGACATTTAACAGAGACTTGGCTGGTCACCAACATGAGTCCCTGtttcacaaataaaaaatgacctcTCCAAAAACGCTGGGAGCACATCTTCTTCCTTCCCTCTGCAGAGCCTGGGAGTTTGTTCATTGGGTCTTATTCTTATTccttattattatatttgagGTGATCGAAGATTCTAGAAATACAATCCTCAGTGTTAAAGCAAAGCAAATGTTATTTGAGATATGGTCATTTTTTTCTGGGAGGGAATAAAACAGACAGTTCTCTACAAGTGTGAATAACTACCGCGTCTCTGTGAAACATGCAAGCTGTTGccgtgtttttctgtgtgtgtgtgtgtgcattctgagGGAGAAAGATGGAGAATGCAAAGGTGTGTAATGAGAAGAGTCCTTAAATAATTTATGGAAAACTGAACACCTCTGGCAAGACAAATAATCCCCTGTcagtcatcttttctttttgttattgatTCAGTGTCCACTTTGATTAGCAGTGATTTCTGTGTCACCCTTCATCACGTAGGCACCATGCAGATGCCAAGCCTTCACACTTATTTCTCCTTAATATATGGTAATTTGACAAATTATGGCTGGTTTGTTCGGTGTGACATTCTGAATCCTGCCTGAATAAATAAGCAGTGTCCCCAGGAAATGTCTTTAAACTGATGTTAGATATTTCTCTGTCAAGCAAAGCCTTTCCCCACACTTAGCTAGAGATGCTGACTATAGAGATGTTTGAGTGCAGATTAGTGAGTTTCCACAGAAATGGCATTTAGAGGACACAGACCAGAGGTTTCACACAGTGGAAACGGAAACGCCTGGCATCAGATTTGCTGGCTGGAAAATGCTTGTTTATTCGGATGCCTTTTCAGATAGAAGGTGCCCCGCAGGCTGCACCTCTTCTGcacctcttccttttcctcaaaTCACTTCGGTGAACAACAACACACTGATAAAccccccaaccacccccccccccaaaaaatgtttcCATTAATCGACtcacctctgtttgttttcccgTCTTCTCCAGAGCAAGCCGTGGTGGAAGCTGAAGGCGATCGTCCACTGGCCCTTCAGCGTCACGCAGAGGAGAAAACTGAGCTGGGTTCAGCTGGCCGGGCATAAAGGTACGATCTGCTCCACCCAAGGACGAGAAGTTGTGGATGTGTCATACCTGGTGGTTTCCCTAACCACCGTCTCTCtgcaacagacacaaacaccgcATCCAGAAGTGTGATTATCGCTGGACAGTCGAAACAAAAATCGCCTCACGTATTATTTTCTGTCATGTTCTCGTCCTTCCTTTCTGTGAGAGTCCAAAATACAAAGCATCGGTCTTGTTCCCATCTCAGGTAACTTCAAGGCGGCGGACGAGGGCAACATCCTGAAGAGGTTTTCGGAAAACGAAATGCAGTGTTTTGAGAAGCTGAGGGACGATGCGCTGCTCCCATTTGTGCCTGGTTACCATGGCACTGTGGAAAAAGATGGAGAGTCTTTCCTTCACATGACCGACCTGCTTGTGAACTTTGACCTTCCCAATGTCATGGACTGCAAGATGGGAGTGAGGTAAGGAAGTGAGCTGTTCATTCACCCAATTTAAAATTACAACCTATTCATTTCCCGACTTGTTTGTGATAAACAGGCTTTGTAGTTGGCTAGAATCATTAAAAATTatgatttcttttaattttccaGTATATTCATGCATTTAATATTTTgctttgacacacaaacacacacacgatagaCATGAATTCATTAGtaaatgtttaattgttgtgttttgttgacgTGCCTGCTGACAGTACGTGACTCCGAGTGCCTTTCTCGCTTCACAAGGGAACACCTGTTGTAACTACAAGCCGTATGCTTGGCTTCCTGCCTCAACGGACGGGGTGCCTCGCTGTAATTATGTGCACAGGCAGaaacacgcatacacacacacacacacacacacacacacacacacacacacacacacgcacaaacacgtaTGCATGCAGGTAAGCAGGTCTCCGAACTTACAGACTCACCCATTACAACACAAACTCTTATTTTGTAAagaatgtgtgtctgtatttctgaggctacacacacacacacacacacacacacacatgcagggtgTCCCTGGAGACTCCCCTTCATGAAAAACACTCACAACCACAAAGTTGCAAACCACTaacttgcacaaacacacactcagactctCACAGAGTGAGGCGCTGCACGCTCGTCTACTCTCAGCTTCCCTCTTCAGCACAGAGGAAGTGTGGCTCACAAACTGAAACTGATATTTGTTTGCACATCATTCTCTAGTATGAATACGACAACTGTGCATGTGATGGTGTACTTTTCACCAAGTATGTCGCTCTTAACCGAGTATTTCAGTTAATGTTTGTGCACTCGTCAGCTTCTCTGCAACACGATTGGAAAGGTCCTGCTTTCTCTGGCTTCTCCTCCAGCAAAATAATCCTCCGTAGTGAAACATATTGTGTAATTCAACTAGTGGCCTCTCAATAAATACGGGTGTGAATTCAAGACAAACCCTGAAAGAAAACGTTTCTATCCACTCACATGCAGTTAACCTTTTACCCAGTTATCTGAAAATATGCAGTTCCTGCTCCTGACGGCTTTCTTCCTTCAACCCCGCGGTCTCAGAACGTACTTGGAGGAGGAGCTTGTCCGGGCGAGGGAGCGACCCAAGCCGAGGGAGGACCTGTACAAgaagatggtggaggtggacagCGACGGCCCGACGGCCCAGGAGCATTCCCAACGGGGGGTCACCAAGCCCCGCTACATGCAGTGGAGGGAGAGCATGAGCTCCACCAACACCCTGGGCTTCAGGATAGAAGGAATCAAGGTAGAGGAAGGGACATGGACACATATATCTAGAACACGTATTCAGTTGAGCACTAAAGTGGTACATCGAACACACGAGtacaaactgaaaataaaagcacagacgCAGATGCATTCAGGGTTTATTTCATGGTGAGACATTTCCTCTCTTTCAGAAATGTGACGGCACGTGTCGGACTGACTTCAAAAGAACCAGGTCGAGGCAAGATGTCATCCAGGTGTTCAAGGACTTTGTCGGAGGGAACGTCAACATAATAGTACGTGACAGTCTGTTTGACCGTGCGCACACGCACGCTGTGCGCTCATGCATGTAAGGACAATTGACAAATCGTAATTCATCCCCTGTATTTGCTTTGGGTAAAAggtcggtggaggggggggggggcggggggactgaatgatgatgaatgcaAACAGCCTCCAGGTGTTTGAAGTGTGTCTACAGCCCATTATCTACCACCTGTAGCTTCTATTTTAAAGATTCAGATTAACATTTTTCATGGGCTTCAAGTGATGTTTTGACGATTCACAGAAGTCGTACGTGAGCAGACTGACGGAGATCAAACAGGCCATGAAGACATCGCAGTTCTTCCGGCAACACGAAGtaataacttcttttttttttttttgaaaaaccaacGTAAACGTCTTCACTTCCAGCTAAACAGAACGCTCAACACTCAGTATACACCGTCTCTTCGTTATCAAATCGCAATGCATGCATCAATGGATATTCACGAAGGAAAAAGCAAAAGCTGATATGCAGCCATTGTCGTTCTCCTTGGCAGATCATTGGCagctccctcctcttcatccacgACCACACGGGCAATGCTCAGGTCTGGATCATTGACTTTGGGAAAACAACGGCGTTACCGCCGGGCCACACGTTAAAACATGACATTCCCTGGAAGGAAGGCAACCGGGAGGATGGCTACCTGTGGGGGCTGGAAAACCTCATCCGCACTCTGGAGTCCGTAGGCGATCAAGGGACAGGCGGAGAGACCTTTTGCTCGGTCACTAGAGCAAATAGTTAAACTACAGAAAACAGAAGGTCAGCGACCTTTCTTCTGTAGATGGGTGAGTCAAACTATATTTCAATGGACAACACAGAAAGACCTTTGGGGAGTTTTAATAAATGGAGATGGGCTCTGGGTGCTCGATGATGAATGTTGAACACATGCAGAAATGCTGCAAAAAGCAGCTTTAACGAAGCCACTGACAGAAAAGCCACTGAAcactgaagggttttttcagCGATTGAGCAAATGAACTGACACTAATTCAACTTCCTATTAAATGAACAGAAGTGAAAGTGTTTTCAGGGACGCACTGTTACATGTGAGAAATGTTCACATGCAACAGCTCAAAGGAGAGAGTACTCCGTCCTCTTTATTACAATCTCTGAGCTCTGACAATACATCTGTAGGTGTAATAAAACGGGAGTAATTCAGTGCAACTTGATGCTGAAAGACCTCAGTCATATAACTACGACACATAACATATTGTGAATATAGCACTGGATACTGTATAATTATTAGAGTGTCTTATCTTTGTCCCTGTTCTGACAATCTCTCTTGTATATCaatttatatttcttttcagTGATTTTATCGATGTAATCAAACTTGTTATATAGCACTATTTTGGGTCTTTTCGAGAGAAATAAAACCTATGGAAATGCCCTTGGATTTAAAATGGGAAagctttgttatttttattttctatagcaaaacacatttgtggTACGTTAGCTACAGAGTTCAATTCactcacacaaaaaaatcaatatatattgatttatttgggGCACAATGAGGTTAGACGAAAAGGTAAAAGACGGTATATTGCATAGAATGTCTTGGCATTTTTGGTTTACTCATTCATCAACAAcattaaataacacattaaaaagtTAAGTTAGTGGGAAATACAACGTACTAGACTTAAAGATTGTATAAGCAAGACATTTTTCCTTCTCTGTAAAATGAACCCTACAGTTATCCATATTTCTGAATGGCACAAAACTACTACTAATAAAATGTTAGCCTCACTAATAATATGAGGCAAACAGAAAGACTATAGAACACTTTTATGTGTGACTATTCAGACaacattcaaaaaaataaactatcaACATGTTTTGGCTCAAAAACTATCAACATGTTTTGGCTCAAAAGACACGTATAGTATATAACTACGAAAATGAGAAATAATAAGGAATAATCCCTGGAATCGAGATACCTGCAGCAGCATGTTTGGTAGATCCAAGGCGGAATACCTCCCCCTGCAGAGTAAACATCGGTACTACAAGCACAGCACCATCTGATGCAGTGCTGTGGTGTTCAATGGCAGTGATCAACTACAAATACAGATTAACATTagttaatattaataaataaaaaaaacagctacaaTTTCAGCAGGTTAGTGCAGCGTACAGAAGAGAATACAAACAGAGCAAATATTTTCACAGCTGCGAGGTCATCTAATACTACACGCTTATACTATTAGGAAATATTTCCACACGGGGAAAGAATAGTCAAAAATATGCAATGCCAACTCCAAATATATGCAAAATAAATCTCAGCCCAGAAGATACAGGAGGTGATTTTTATAGGGATTCAAGGCTTACAAGAAAGTAGTTTAACACTTTGTTGTTGAGAAATATCCCTACTTGTCAAATCAATACCACCACATAACTGTTTGCACTGTTAGTCTGAATCTATCGCCAGGAGGCAGTTCAGATTAGATTAGCACAAAGAATGCTAACGGCTAGTCTGGCTTGGCCGAGAGGAAAATATATCTGCATCCTTGCAACTCTAAAATCCAGCGACCAACACATTGCACGTCTTTTACTTTAACACTGCACACAAAGCGACTGTAAAGTGGGTGTAAATGGAGAAATATGTCCTGACTCTTTCTGACTGTCGGCGAACAATAAACCAAAACCAGCGTCATCAGCCAGAGTTCATGTGACaacctaaaataaaatcaagGTTTAAGATGTCCTTGTGTGCACAACTAGTActgagatacacacacacacttgtgccaGTGCCTATGAGCTACTGGGAAAACTCCATCAGCTGGGGACATGCTGGAAACAGGGAGTAGACTTTGTGTAGGAGGAAAAGATCAGAGACGTTTTATTGCTGTGTAGCTGACGTCACTGAGTCTCCATCAtttgaaatcaaaataaataaattaaagtaaGGGGATTCTCTTCTCAACGGCTCAATATTTTATCTGTTTAAATTCCTACTGTACACAGATTACTACAAATACCAACGAAACGTGTGCTATAATGCAACATATACTACTTTTAACGCCTccatgaaaataaacaacaacaaataggtAAAAGAGGAGTCAAACTACAGCAGAACTTGAGCCATCACAGGGCTGCATGTGTACCAGTGTGACAGAGGCCAGCTGCCTCTCTGTACCGCAGTGCAGCTCCAATAACTTGATGCTGTGGCTCCAACACTAGAACGGAAAAAACGTTTCTCAGACGGGGTTAACGCTGAGGTCTTCGGACAGGGAAAAGCCGGAGTCTCGGTCCCGCGTGGGTTTCTCGACTTTGGCGTGCCGCCTCACGTCCTCGTGTCCGTAGCTGGCGTGGCgcttcagcagcagcttggGCACACAGGAGGAGGCTGCGTGGAGGCCGAAGGCCAGTCCCAGGCCGGCCCCTGCGGAGGCCACGGGGGCGAAGCTGCTGTTTTTGACGGCCTCCGGGGTTTTGGGGAGGACCAGGGGCAGGCCCTCTGCCTCGTAGCTCTGCTCGTCGTAGGCATAGTTGACGTTGCCACAGGGGAAACTCTGGAGCTTAGCCAGGTCCACGCCGGCTTTGACGGGGCCACTTGTTGGGGTCTTATGGGAGGACGCGCTCGGGGGCGTTTTAGTCAGGCCGGACGGGGGCGAGGTAGAGGCAGCGCACAGGCCGGGGGGGCTGAGGTGGGTGCCGTTGCACTCAGCCTCGTTGTTTTCCGAGCTTGGGTTGCATGCGTGAGGGGCCTGCGTGTTGGAGGCGGAGCTTGACAGCGGCATGGACTGAGTGTGAGCGAGTGTTTTCTTCCCCCGGAAGCTTTCCAAAACCCAGGAGCCGTATGTGGGGTTCCACAAGTTCTTCGTCTTGTTCTTCGGCCTCTGGCTCCCCGAGGAGGAGCTGTTCCTGGAGCACGGCTGGTGACCGGCAGGCTCGGGGTGGAGCCAGAGGCCTCCTGCTGGCAGAccgggggccgggacgggctcCGCCCAGCACGGCTGCAGAGCCTCGCGGCACGACGTCACCTCGTGGTGGACGGGTTGCGTCCTCTGCAGGAGCAGCCGGGGTTTCGTAGGCTGCGGGGGAGGCGGTG
Protein-coding sequences here:
- the itpka gene encoding inositol-trisphosphate 3-kinase A; translation: MDAPQVPHVTITPEGGGSPREMRQEDWDDAAEGNLRRKLSNSSMSSTGSSAVESEDDLLSDNESKSEGIITLEHLVDSGESKPWWKLKAIVHWPFSVTQRRKLSWVQLAGHKGNFKAADEGNILKRFSENEMQCFEKLRDDALLPFVPGYHGTVEKDGESFLHMTDLLVNFDLPNVMDCKMGVRTYLEEELVRARERPKPREDLYKKMVEVDSDGPTAQEHSQRGVTKPRYMQWRESMSSTNTLGFRIEGIKKCDGTCRTDFKRTRSRQDVIQVFKDFVGGNVNIIKSYVSRLTEIKQAMKTSQFFRQHEIIGSSLLFIHDHTGNAQVWIIDFGKTTALPPGHTLKHDIPWKEGNREDGYLWGLENLIRTLESVGDQGTGGETFCSVTRANS